In Archangium violaceum, the following are encoded in one genomic region:
- a CDS encoding thymidine kinase yields MQQFPKDIGWIEVICGSMFSGKTEELIRRIKRAVYGKQDVQVFKPKLDNRYDETQVVSHSQLKLTSIPIERAEEIFLHLQPQTQVVGIDEVQFFGAEVVAVCDALANKGLRVIAAGLDQDYQGRPFEPMPQLLAIAEYVTKQLAICVVCGNPANRSQRLVDRGERVVVGAAGAYEARCRKCHQPEPAEATPPPQTMKLF; encoded by the coding sequence GTGCAACAATTCCCCAAAGACATCGGGTGGATAGAGGTCATCTGCGGCTCGATGTTCTCCGGCAAGACCGAGGAGCTCATCCGGCGCATCAAGCGTGCGGTTTACGGCAAGCAGGACGTCCAGGTCTTCAAGCCGAAGTTGGACAATCGCTACGACGAGACGCAGGTGGTGAGCCACTCGCAGCTGAAATTGACGTCCATTCCGATCGAACGGGCTGAAGAAATTTTCCTCCACCTGCAGCCGCAGACCCAGGTGGTGGGCATCGACGAGGTGCAGTTCTTCGGCGCCGAGGTGGTGGCGGTCTGTGATGCACTGGCCAACAAGGGCCTGCGCGTCATCGCCGCGGGGCTGGACCAGGACTACCAGGGCCGTCCCTTCGAGCCGATGCCGCAACTGCTGGCGATCGCCGAGTATGTGACGAAGCAACTGGCCATCTGCGTGGTGTGTGGAAATCCGGCCAACCGCTCGCAGCGCCTGGTGGACAGGGGTGAGCGCGTGGTGGTGGGCGCCGCCGGGGCCTACGAGGCGCGCTGCCGCAAGTGCCACCAGCCCGAGCCCGCCGAGGCCACTCCGCCCCCCCAGACGATGAAGCTGTTCTGA
- a CDS encoding uracil phosphoribosyltransferase, giving the protein MRDTLYANVPFLLSEMPHRYGPNVHLVGNPFLLSQLAKLCSKGTVQPEINRLVALLYTDLVKTVINAEFPRKMVALPTRMIDHTPQGIYQGEVIDPAVRAVTVNIARAGTLPSQVTYDLLNTTVDPVLVRQDHIIMSRMIDAKETVVGSNIGGAKIGGDIDDAIVLFPDPMGATGGSLSTAVSMYKEKVPGTPRRILSLNLIVTPEFLRRISREHPDVVVYALRLDRGLSPPEVFGTIPGELWEKERGLDDRQYIVPGGGGFGEIMNNAYV; this is encoded by the coding sequence ATGCGCGACACCCTCTACGCCAACGTCCCCTTCCTGTTGAGCGAGATGCCCCACCGGTATGGACCCAACGTCCACCTGGTGGGCAATCCGTTCCTGCTCTCGCAACTGGCGAAGCTGTGCTCCAAGGGCACCGTGCAGCCGGAGATCAACCGGCTGGTGGCGCTGCTCTACACGGACCTGGTGAAGACGGTCATCAACGCGGAGTTCCCGCGCAAGATGGTGGCCCTGCCCACCCGGATGATCGATCACACGCCCCAGGGCATCTACCAGGGCGAGGTCATCGACCCGGCCGTGCGCGCGGTGACGGTGAACATCGCCCGCGCCGGCACGCTGCCCTCCCAGGTGACGTACGACCTGCTCAACACCACGGTGGATCCGGTGCTGGTGCGGCAGGATCACATCATCATGAGCCGGATGATCGACGCCAAGGAGACGGTGGTGGGGTCGAACATCGGCGGGGCCAAGATTGGCGGGGACATCGACGACGCGATCGTCCTGTTCCCCGACCCCATGGGCGCCACCGGCGGCAGCCTCAGCACCGCCGTGTCCATGTACAAGGAGAAGGTGCCCGGCACGCCCCGGCGCATCCTCAGCCTCAACCTGATCGTCACCCCCGAGTTCCTGCGGAGGATTTCCCGCGAGCACCCGGATGTGGTGGTGTACGCGCTGCGTCTGGACCGCGGGCTCTCTCCACCGGAGGTGTTCGGTACCATCCCCGGCGAGCTGTGGGAGAAGGAGCGCGGGCTGGATGACCGGCAGTACATCGTCCCCGGCGGCGGCGGCTTCGGGGAGATCATGAACAACGCGTACGTGTAG
- the hpt gene encoding hypoxanthine phosphoribosyltransferase has product MAFYEQDVGIHIDEQKLQARVREMGAQITRDYQGKDLTLICVLKGSAYFAMDLSRAIDLPLTIEFLGVSSYQGGTETTGEVRITTDVSKPMAGKHLLVIEDIIDTGLTMSFLLENLRARHPASLKVATLLEKPARARTQVPIDYKGFVIDDVFVVGYGLDYAERYRNLPFIGLMKGK; this is encoded by the coding sequence GTGGCTTTCTACGAGCAGGACGTCGGCATCCACATCGATGAGCAGAAGCTGCAGGCCCGCGTGCGTGAGATGGGCGCGCAGATCACCCGCGACTACCAGGGCAAGGACCTGACGCTCATCTGCGTGCTGAAGGGTTCGGCGTACTTCGCCATGGACCTGTCGCGCGCCATCGATCTGCCGCTGACGATCGAGTTCCTCGGGGTGTCCTCGTACCAGGGCGGCACCGAGACGACGGGCGAGGTGCGCATCACCACCGACGTGAGCAAGCCCATGGCGGGCAAGCACCTGCTCGTCATCGAGGACATCATCGACACCGGGCTCACCATGAGCTTCCTGCTGGAGAACCTGCGCGCCCGCCACCCGGCGTCGCTCAAGGTGGCCACCCTGCTGGAGAAGCCCGCGCGCGCCCGCACCCAGGTGCCCATCGACTACAAGGGCTTCGTCATCGATGACGTCTTCGTGGTGGGCTACGGCCTCGACTACGCCGAGCGCTACCGCAACCTGCCCTTCATCGGCTTGATGAAGGGCAAGTAG
- a CDS encoding MmcQ/YjbR family DNA-binding protein — protein MTMTPVPPEMKRLEPFELALREAGIGYPEVTEDFPWGHRTLKVKGKAFVFLTLTSEGLSMSVKLPQSNSAALMMPFATPTGYGLGKSGWVSALFGARDTPPLELLRQWIAESYRAVAPKKLAALIGGDEGAPKAEKAQKAKPAPAKAKSAPARKSAPAAQKTAAKKTAEKKSAAKKTSARPRS, from the coding sequence ATGACGATGACCCCGGTCCCCCCCGAGATGAAGAGACTCGAGCCGTTCGAGCTGGCCCTGCGGGAGGCCGGCATCGGCTACCCGGAGGTCACCGAGGACTTCCCCTGGGGACACCGGACGCTCAAGGTGAAGGGCAAGGCCTTCGTCTTCCTGACGCTCACGAGCGAGGGCCTGTCCATGTCCGTCAAGCTGCCGCAATCGAACAGCGCGGCGCTGATGATGCCCTTCGCGACGCCGACGGGGTACGGGCTCGGCAAGAGCGGCTGGGTGTCCGCCCTGTTCGGCGCGCGTGACACGCCCCCGCTCGAGCTGCTGCGCCAGTGGATCGCCGAGAGCTACCGCGCCGTGGCCCCGAAGAAGCTCGCGGCGCTCATCGGCGGTGACGAGGGAGCGCCGAAGGCGGAGAAGGCCCAGAAGGCGAAGCCCGCTCCCGCCAAGGCCAAGAGCGCGCCGGCCCGGAAGTCCGCGCCGGCCGCCCAGAAGACCGCCGCGAAGAAGACGGCGGAGAAGAAGAGCGCCGCGAAGAAGACCTCCGCGCGCCCCCGGAGCTGA
- a CDS encoding IF-2 protein, translated as MNPMMNPQQQRQSFGRRATSAFTRLLVTLLILALGGAVAFLLSQLNARTFTLTLENGQVVVMKGRMLPTGAVPYRPGDPRLADTYAPIAVEGRDVSSLLEQKFTERDELDRALFPVLEGLARPKVQSDDPALLEKGLYYLRRADLLGGLTQEQRHTLETMKADVAFFQARQKLEEARRDVAEALAQLKLAAESRNRNTQRANQMLTTVGPAAQALDRALRAVDGSLPETPNPPPAPEGQQAEPPQAAGTQPAPAAPQQGQQGVRTTDSETQPRPEGTGTTR; from the coding sequence ATGAATCCCATGATGAACCCTCAGCAGCAACGACAGAGCTTCGGCCGCCGGGCCACCAGTGCCTTCACCCGGCTGCTCGTCACCCTCCTCATCCTGGCGCTGGGCGGCGCGGTGGCCTTCCTGCTCTCGCAGCTCAACGCCCGTACCTTCACCCTGACCCTGGAGAACGGGCAGGTGGTGGTGATGAAGGGCCGGATGCTGCCCACCGGGGCGGTGCCCTACCGGCCGGGGGATCCGCGCCTGGCGGACACCTACGCCCCCATCGCCGTCGAGGGCCGGGACGTCTCGTCCCTGCTGGAGCAGAAGTTCACCGAGCGCGACGAGCTGGACCGGGCCCTCTTCCCGGTGCTGGAGGGGCTGGCGCGGCCGAAGGTGCAGTCGGATGACCCGGCCCTGCTGGAGAAGGGCCTGTACTACCTGCGGCGCGCGGACCTGCTCGGCGGGCTGACGCAGGAGCAGCGCCACACGCTGGAGACGATGAAGGCGGACGTGGCCTTCTTCCAGGCGAGGCAGAAGCTGGAGGAGGCGCGCCGGGACGTGGCGGAGGCGCTGGCGCAGCTGAAGCTGGCCGCGGAGAGCCGGAACCGGAACACGCAGCGGGCCAACCAGATGCTCACCACGGTGGGCCCGGCGGCGCAGGCGCTGGACAGGGCACTGCGGGCCGTGGATGGCAGCCTGCCCGAGACGCCCAATCCCCCGCCGGCCCCCGAGGGACAACAGGCGGAGCCCCCCCAGGCGGCCGGGACGCAGCCGGCGCCGGCGGCACCGCAGCAGGGGCAGCAGGGGGTACGGACCACCGACAGCGAGACGCAGCCGCGCCCCGAGGGGACGGGCACGACGCGCTGA
- a CDS encoding methyltransferase domain-containing protein, with protein MHPTFRRLGTSELLPRYIFAESLFARRRVLEVDAVATTGGESARFLLERGARTVVACDADLAAVSAAQKAHGGPSLRYRANVYDDLEPGSFDLVFVADLAPYVRAPALLAELARLVSRQGFLIGGLRNTAGLALWQLMEVEEGVPPTYGQLLDALSPHFPHVEVATQAPVLGYQLAFEKGDGLQVDGTLIRGGEAAYFVVMAGQDPARVVDPTWVQLPPEPLAFTRGKLDEVALRGKGWEERANRLKESLGRMRAELTDRENELTQLKPALEIARDDVARLTAQLEQARGTPESARERDELSSRLRRTELELQVAQERLADADRRLTQQRLELESAERSRKEADVQVLGAQEALRLERARREELNTTLEESRERLTQAYTHQRELQDELASLRVEREKDRLSAERAREQTEELRRQAEAARERELRIAEQYSTALAAVEHLKEDVARVEEARKTAEALLRSQDMDLARMTREVEDSARRVSSAEAGRREAELTLTAREAEWRGLDTELTAARATMEQLTAEVEARTRAEANARGVAAQLEQTLHELQERLEDSDRAVAELTAANEEERRLAEERLAQAVARERARTERAEAEAARELAAREAQERRAEGLENQVRVEVGAREEAARALAELQAQRQAWADERGTLRRRVVEVEATLVELERVRVSDVEAISRLDAALKATQGSITVEQQARVEADEAREQARAELEEERQQRVLVEEALTRAQAELEAEQRRLEESREASARLQAGLDSERQLRIQSNEEGARFQEELGEERQQRARVEEALTRVRASLETERQQRAGLEASLAEVRAELDATREEHGQSEEVSGRVRAELEAERQRRTEVEESLEAVRAELESEREGRTRTEESLGLTRTERDTERRERAEVEALLSRVRAELESEREARTEGEVALAELRPVLAQVRAEAESWKQGREEAESALAETRRELESGSAGREALERALADARADLESARAGADERERARIEELETARREGTELGTALAEQKRLVEEFRASLEWERGTSKSLQEEIERLRSEHEASAHRASGLDSRTRELEEKLAEAEARLVEARAREESITAERDARKRDAVEVRVELEGLRDDLAKKEQELQALRAQVAQLDAARYQAQQASMALQQAHMGLRDRDQHIAHLQKEVSEVRAQLGADHEQLELLTMQLESARRIAGKAPSLEAALQEERAALETTRGELGTMEAALQEERAALETARGELGTTRGELETTRSALESARSVLETTRGELESAQGELGKEREKVEAARTELDDVRSELLRAHAASAVERDRASAVERSANELETRLAEATASLEAAKEQLVELEAAREKLVELEAAREKLVELEAAKEKLAELEARVSEAERQTREREASAQSVQEQLAKLEAEKAGLVSERERLSSELTVARAARIRLEGRITALEAASAEAVKFLDTERSEKAKQAQAAEALNARIQVLEADKTALKEKIQQLQARQPPSDSEAVLELSAEVERLQSDIETLQATLGERDAQIAEQTRLLEGKESELAGLRRMSAKLGSNSVQDIYARANAELNAVKNELLRRPKAGTPTSAPPSPEAAPARKPDEQG; from the coding sequence ATGCATCCCACATTCCGCCGCCTGGGGACCAGCGAGCTGTTGCCCCGGTACATCTTCGCGGAGAGTCTCTTCGCGCGCCGCCGCGTGTTGGAGGTGGACGCCGTCGCGACCACCGGCGGTGAGAGCGCGCGCTTCCTCCTGGAGCGCGGCGCCCGCACCGTGGTGGCCTGCGACGCGGACCTCGCGGCGGTATCGGCGGCCCAGAAGGCCCATGGCGGCCCCTCGCTGCGCTACCGCGCCAACGTCTATGACGACCTCGAGCCCGGCAGCTTCGACCTGGTGTTCGTGGCGGACCTCGCCCCCTACGTGCGCGCCCCCGCGCTGCTCGCGGAGCTGGCGCGGCTGGTGAGCCGTCAGGGCTTCCTCATCGGAGGCCTGCGCAACACCGCGGGCCTCGCCCTCTGGCAGCTCATGGAGGTGGAGGAGGGCGTGCCCCCCACGTACGGGCAGCTGCTCGACGCGCTCTCGCCGCACTTCCCTCACGTGGAGGTAGCCACCCAGGCCCCGGTGCTGGGCTACCAGCTCGCCTTCGAGAAGGGGGACGGCCTCCAGGTGGACGGCACCCTCATCCGGGGTGGCGAGGCCGCCTACTTCGTGGTGATGGCCGGTCAGGATCCCGCCCGCGTCGTGGACCCCACCTGGGTGCAGCTGCCGCCCGAGCCGCTCGCCTTCACCCGCGGGAAGCTGGACGAGGTGGCGCTGCGCGGCAAGGGGTGGGAGGAGCGCGCCAACCGGCTCAAGGAGTCCCTCGGCCGGATGCGCGCGGAGCTCACTGACCGCGAGAACGAGCTGACCCAGCTCAAGCCGGCGTTGGAGATCGCCCGCGACGACGTGGCCCGGCTCACCGCGCAGCTGGAGCAGGCGCGCGGCACCCCCGAGTCCGCCCGCGAGCGCGACGAGCTGTCCTCGCGTCTGCGCCGCACCGAGCTGGAGCTGCAGGTGGCGCAAGAGCGCCTCGCGGACGCGGACCGGCGCCTCACCCAGCAGCGGCTGGAGCTGGAGTCCGCCGAGCGCTCCAGGAAGGAGGCCGATGTCCAGGTCCTGGGCGCCCAGGAGGCGCTGCGGCTGGAGCGCGCCCGGCGCGAGGAGCTGAACACCACGCTGGAGGAGTCGCGCGAGCGTCTCACCCAGGCGTACACCCACCAGCGCGAGCTGCAGGACGAGCTGGCGAGCCTGCGGGTGGAGCGCGAGAAGGATCGACTGTCGGCCGAGCGCGCCCGGGAGCAGACCGAGGAGCTGCGGCGGCAGGCCGAGGCGGCCCGTGAGCGCGAGCTGCGCATCGCCGAGCAGTACTCGACGGCGCTCGCGGCGGTGGAGCACCTCAAGGAGGACGTGGCCCGCGTCGAGGAGGCACGCAAGACGGCCGAGGCGCTGCTGCGCTCGCAGGACATGGACCTGGCGCGCATGACGCGCGAGGTGGAGGACAGCGCCCGGCGCGTGTCGTCCGCGGAGGCGGGCCGGAGGGAGGCGGAGCTGACCCTCACCGCGCGCGAGGCCGAGTGGCGCGGGCTGGACACGGAGCTCACGGCGGCGCGGGCCACGATGGAGCAGCTCACCGCCGAGGTGGAGGCCCGCACGCGCGCCGAGGCCAATGCCCGTGGGGTGGCGGCTCAGCTCGAGCAGACCCTGCACGAGCTCCAGGAGCGCCTGGAGGACAGCGATCGCGCCGTGGCGGAGCTGACGGCGGCGAACGAGGAGGAGCGCCGGCTCGCGGAGGAGCGGCTGGCCCAGGCGGTCGCCAGGGAGCGGGCGAGGACGGAGCGCGCCGAGGCCGAGGCCGCGCGCGAGCTGGCCGCCCGCGAGGCCCAGGAGCGCCGCGCCGAGGGACTCGAGAACCAGGTGCGCGTGGAGGTGGGCGCCCGCGAGGAGGCCGCGCGCGCTCTCGCCGAGCTCCAGGCCCAACGGCAGGCATGGGCCGATGAGCGTGGCACCCTGCGGCGGCGCGTGGTGGAGGTCGAGGCGACGCTCGTGGAGCTGGAGCGGGTGCGGGTCTCGGACGTGGAGGCGATCTCCCGGCTGGACGCGGCGCTGAAGGCCACGCAGGGCTCCATTACGGTGGAGCAGCAGGCGAGAGTGGAGGCCGACGAGGCTCGCGAGCAGGCGCGGGCGGAGCTCGAGGAGGAGCGCCAGCAGCGGGTCCTGGTGGAAGAGGCCCTGACGCGCGCCCAGGCCGAGCTCGAGGCGGAGCAGCGGCGGCTGGAGGAGTCCCGGGAGGCGAGCGCGAGGCTCCAGGCCGGGCTCGACTCGGAGCGGCAGCTGCGCATCCAGTCGAACGAGGAGGGCGCGCGGTTCCAGGAGGAGCTCGGGGAGGAGCGCCAGCAGCGGGCCCGGGTGGAAGAGGCCCTGACTCGCGTTCGGGCCTCGCTCGAGACCGAGCGCCAGCAGCGGGCCGGGCTCGAAGCCTCGCTGGCCGAGGTCCGCGCCGAACTCGACGCCACGCGGGAGGAGCACGGGCAGTCGGAGGAAGTCTCCGGGCGGGTGCGCGCGGAGCTCGAGGCCGAGCGGCAGCGGCGGACCGAGGTCGAGGAATCGCTCGAGGCCGTCCGTGCCGAGCTGGAGTCGGAGCGCGAGGGCCGGACGCGGACCGAGGAGTCGCTGGGGCTCACCCGGACGGAGCGCGACACCGAGCGGCGGGAGCGGGCCGAGGTGGAGGCCCTGCTGTCCCGCGTGCGCGCCGAGCTGGAATCGGAGCGCGAGGCCCGTACCGAGGGGGAGGTCGCGCTCGCGGAGCTGCGGCCGGTGCTGGCCCAGGTACGCGCCGAGGCGGAGTCCTGGAAGCAGGGGCGCGAGGAGGCGGAGAGCGCGCTCGCGGAGACCCGGCGCGAGCTGGAGTCCGGGAGCGCCGGACGCGAGGCGCTGGAGCGCGCCCTGGCCGATGCGCGCGCGGATCTGGAGTCCGCCCGGGCCGGCGCGGACGAGCGCGAGCGGGCCCGGATCGAGGAGCTGGAGACGGCCCGGCGCGAGGGGACGGAGCTGGGCACCGCCCTGGCGGAGCAGAAGCGGCTCGTCGAGGAGTTCCGGGCGAGCCTGGAGTGGGAGCGCGGTACGTCCAAGTCCCTCCAGGAGGAGATCGAGCGCCTGCGGTCCGAGCACGAGGCCTCGGCCCATCGTGCCTCCGGCCTGGACTCGCGGACCCGCGAGCTCGAGGAGAAGCTGGCGGAGGCCGAGGCCCGGCTCGTGGAGGCCCGGGCGCGCGAGGAGTCCATCACCGCGGAGCGCGATGCTCGCAAGCGCGACGCCGTGGAGGTCCGGGTGGAGTTGGAGGGACTCCGGGACGACCTCGCGAAGAAGGAGCAGGAGCTGCAGGCGCTGCGGGCCCAGGTGGCGCAGCTGGATGCCGCCCGCTACCAGGCGCAGCAGGCCTCGATGGCGCTCCAACAGGCGCACATGGGGCTGAGGGACAGGGACCAGCACATCGCGCACCTCCAGAAGGAGGTGTCCGAGGTCCGGGCCCAGCTCGGTGCGGATCACGAGCAGCTGGAGCTGCTCACCATGCAGCTCGAGTCGGCGCGGCGCATCGCGGGCAAGGCGCCCTCGCTGGAGGCGGCCCTTCAGGAGGAGCGCGCGGCGCTGGAGACCACCCGAGGCGAGCTGGGGACGATGGAGGCGGCCCTTCAGGAGGAGCGCGCGGCGCTGGAGACCGCCCGAGGCGAGCTGGGGACGACCCGAGGCGAGCTGGAGACCACCCGGAGCGCGCTGGAGAGCGCCCGGAGCGTGTTGGAGACCACCCGGGGCGAGCTGGAGAGCGCCCAGGGCGAGCTGGGGAAGGAGCGCGAGAAGGTCGAGGCCGCACGTACCGAGCTCGACGACGTGCGCTCGGAGCTGCTCCGGGCCCACGCGGCCTCCGCGGTGGAGCGGGATCGGGCCTCCGCGGTGGAGCGCTCGGCGAACGAGCTCGAGACCCGTCTGGCGGAAGCCACCGCGAGCCTGGAGGCCGCGAAGGAGCAACTGGTCGAGCTGGAAGCCGCCAGGGAGAAGCTGGTCGAGCTGGAAGCCGCCAGGGAGAAGCTGGTCGAGCTGGAAGCCGCCAAGGAGAAGCTGGCCGAGCTGGAGGCCCGCGTGAGCGAGGCCGAGCGGCAGACGCGGGAGCGCGAGGCGTCCGCGCAGTCGGTGCAGGAGCAGCTCGCGAAGCTGGAGGCGGAGAAGGCGGGGCTGGTGTCCGAGCGCGAGCGGCTCAGCTCGGAGCTCACGGTGGCGCGCGCGGCCCGCATCCGGCTGGAGGGCCGGATCACGGCGCTGGAGGCGGCCTCCGCGGAGGCGGTGAAGTTCCTCGACACCGAGCGCTCCGAGAAGGCGAAGCAGGCGCAGGCTGCCGAGGCACTCAACGCGCGCATCCAGGTGCTGGAGGCGGACAAGACCGCGCTGAAGGAGAAGATCCAGCAACTCCAGGCGCGCCAGCCGCCGTCGGACTCGGAGGCCGTGCTGGAGCTGTCCGCGGAAGTCGAACGGTTGCAGAGCGATATCGAGACGTTGCAGGCCACCCTGGGCGAGCGCGACGCGCAAATCGCGGAGCAGACGCGACTCCTGGAAGGCAAGGAATCCGAGCTGGCTGGCCTGCGGCGCATGTCCGCCAAGCTGGGTTCCAACTCGGTCCAGGACATCTACGCGCGAGCCAACGCGGAGCTGAACGCGGTGAAGAATGAGTTGCTTCGCCGCCCCAAGGCGGGCACACCCACCTCAGCGCCCCCGTCGCCCGAAGCGGCTCCCGCCCGGAAACCCGACGAGCAGGGCTGA
- the dapF gene encoding diaminopimelate epimerase, whose product MSTTAEFFFKYHGLGNDFIVLDRRKTGVDIDAETSRLLCDRRLGIGADGVLSLLPSETGFARMVVHNADGSIAEMCGNGLRCAVKFLVDHSGEKPDRIDVETGAGVLVCSPGYGADGVAMVELSMGPARLVAPNLPSGVTGQPFLDAPVPGHSGLRGHAVSMGNPHLVLLDQPLEDAGRLGPELERHPGFPDRTNVEFVRVEEDGLTVVVWERGCGLTQACGTGACAAATAAVLARKLPADTWSRVSLPGGDLHIRVASDLSDIRLRGPVSFVFTGVVPDLPGR is encoded by the coding sequence ATGAGCACAACGGCAGAGTTCTTCTTCAAGTACCACGGCCTCGGCAACGACTTCATCGTGTTGGACCGCCGCAAGACCGGGGTGGACATCGACGCGGAGACCTCGCGGCTGTTGTGTGACCGGCGCCTGGGCATCGGCGCGGATGGTGTGCTGTCCCTGCTGCCCTCGGAGACGGGGTTCGCGCGGATGGTGGTGCACAACGCCGACGGCAGCATCGCGGAGATGTGCGGCAACGGCCTGCGCTGCGCGGTGAAGTTCCTGGTGGACCACTCCGGCGAGAAGCCCGATCGCATCGACGTGGAGACCGGGGCCGGGGTGCTCGTGTGCTCGCCCGGCTACGGCGCGGACGGCGTGGCGATGGTGGAGCTCTCCATGGGACCCGCGCGGCTCGTCGCACCCAACCTGCCCTCGGGAGTCACCGGCCAGCCGTTCCTCGACGCGCCCGTGCCCGGCCACTCGGGGCTGCGCGGCCACGCCGTCAGCATGGGCAATCCGCACCTCGTCCTGCTCGACCAGCCCCTGGAGGATGCCGGCCGTCTGGGCCCCGAGCTCGAGCGGCACCCCGGCTTCCCGGACCGGACCAACGTCGAGTTCGTCCGCGTGGAGGAGGACGGCCTGACGGTCGTGGTGTGGGAGCGGGGCTGCGGCCTCACGCAGGCCTGCGGCACGGGGGCCTGCGCGGCGGCCACGGCGGCGGTGCTCGCCCGGAAGCTCCCGGCGGATACCTGGTCGAGGGTCAGCCTGCCGGGCGGGGACCTGCACATCCGGGTGGCCTCGGACCTGTCGGACATCCGCCTCCGGGGGCCTGTCTCCTTCGTCTTCACGGGCGTTGTCCCGGATCTCCCGGGCCGGTAA
- a CDS encoding response regulator, with amino-acid sequence MAGPILVVDDDNFFRQLASDMLTRRGYRVVTVESAARALEEVGRTSFDLVITDVVMPEMDGFVLTTKLRERDPEQEVILVSQRTDVKGSAMALSAGVADCLTKPVEEADLRLAVERAMERAQLRHERTQLQNENLEFARYQNLHQRCLEFLSQPDLEWLQERVAAELASVCDAQSAALWIADDRGHLVLRAYRGLLDRQFLADRMSPDGPLGNRLREALPWIARDERSPVLYVPFVISGEIMGLAQLSDPLAGDFRTEHVRYAKILGDSAAVGIKNGRRVQALQRLGLRDRDTAAYNLSYFTDYASKEIYKARRYGRTFSLLTFSVDNLPLVRMRLGMADAKLAVRGIIKAFSRIVRDSDVIAKASDQEFYLLLPETDFFGAMMFVRRALDAVRAEPEAQEVEARLPLALVGGASTFPKDGEDFDELVHRCRRRMEERRCSLQRKLMLDTLPFWDEVDLLLGNASSPKLPVEESAEPSRRGKVSDVLFDELQAEIARELVRDPSSRGLLYVGGPEIRADLPIALGLESAPAEISSRVYLLGRRGDLESHPALTPVFLEGDERMSRHEFILWLSENAAYALIQRRGLGATWGFHSSDTSVVDGLITRLQSEYDLQPY; translated from the coding sequence GTGGCTGGCCCCATCCTCGTCGTCGATGACGACAACTTCTTCCGGCAGCTCGCTTCCGACATGCTCACCCGGAGGGGCTACCGCGTCGTCACCGTGGAGAGCGCCGCCCGGGCCCTGGAAGAGGTCGGGCGTACCTCCTTCGACCTGGTCATCACCGACGTGGTGATGCCCGAGATGGACGGCTTCGTGCTCACCACGAAGCTGCGCGAGCGAGACCCCGAGCAGGAGGTCATCCTCGTCAGCCAGCGCACGGACGTGAAGGGCTCGGCCATGGCCCTGAGCGCGGGGGTGGCCGACTGCCTCACCAAGCCCGTGGAGGAGGCGGACCTGCGACTGGCCGTCGAGCGGGCCATGGAGCGCGCCCAGCTGCGCCACGAGCGCACCCAGCTCCAGAACGAGAACCTGGAGTTCGCCCGCTACCAGAACCTCCACCAGCGCTGCCTGGAGTTCCTCTCGCAGCCGGACCTCGAGTGGCTCCAGGAGCGGGTGGCCGCCGAGCTCGCCTCCGTCTGTGATGCCCAGAGCGCCGCCCTGTGGATCGCCGATGACCGGGGGCACCTCGTCCTGCGCGCCTACCGGGGCCTGCTGGACAGACAGTTCCTCGCGGATCGCATGAGCCCGGATGGGCCGCTCGGCAACCGCCTGCGCGAGGCCCTGCCGTGGATCGCCCGAGACGAGCGCTCGCCAGTGCTCTACGTGCCCTTCGTCATCAGCGGGGAGATCATGGGCTTGGCACAGCTGTCGGACCCGCTCGCTGGGGACTTCCGCACCGAGCACGTGCGCTACGCGAAGATCCTGGGTGACTCGGCGGCGGTGGGCATCAAGAACGGTCGCCGGGTGCAGGCGCTGCAGCGGCTGGGCCTGAGGGACCGGGACACCGCCGCCTACAACCTCAGCTACTTCACGGACTACGCCTCCAAGGAGATCTACAAGGCGCGGCGCTACGGGCGGACGTTCTCGCTGCTGACGTTCTCCGTGGACAACCTGCCGCTGGTGCGGATGCGCCTGGGGATGGCGGACGCGAAGCTGGCGGTGCGCGGCATCATCAAGGCGTTCTCGCGAATCGTGCGGGACTCGGACGTCATCGCCAAGGCGAGCGACCAGGAATTCTACCTGCTGCTGCCGGAGACGGACTTCTTCGGCGCGATGATGTTCGTGCGCCGGGCGTTGGACGCGGTGCGCGCGGAGCCGGAGGCGCAGGAGGTGGAGGCGCGCCTGCCGCTGGCGCTGGTGGGCGGGGCGAGCACCTTCCCCAAGGACGGCGAGGACTTCGACGAGCTGGTGCACCGCTGCCGCCGCCGGATGGAGGAGCGCCGCTGTTCGCTGCAGCGCAAGCTGATGCTGGACACGCTGCCCTTCTGGGACGAGGTGGACCTGTTGCTCGGCAACGCCTCCAGCCCGAAGCTGCCGGTGGAGGAGAGCGCGGAGCCCTCGCGGCGCGGCAAGGTGTCGGACGTGCTCTTCGACGAGCTCCAGGCGGAGATCGCCCGCGAGCTGGTGCGCGACCCGAGCTCGCGCGGGCTGCTGTACGTGGGAGGCCCGGAGATCCGCGCGGATCTGCCCATCGCGCTGGGGTTGGAGTCGGCTCCGGCGGAGATATCCTCGCGGGTGTACCTGCTGGGACGGCGGGGAGATCTGGAGTCGCACCCGGCGCTCACGCCCGTCTTCCTGGAGGGAGACGAGCGCATGAGCCGGCACGAGTTCATCCTCTGGCTGTCGGAGAA